In one Mycobacterium heckeshornense genomic region, the following are encoded:
- a CDS encoding RelA/SpoT family protein, translating to MADDRAQALEPAVESPPVPDALPAESRVGLKTSTSASRRVRARLARRMTAQRSAINPVLEPLVAVHRQVYPKADLSLLQRAYEVAEQRHASQLRHSGDPYITHPLAVANILAELGMDITTLVAALLHDTVEDTGYPLEQLTEEFGEEVGNLVDGVTKLDRVVLGSAAEGETIRKMIIAMARDPRVLVIKVADRLHNMRTMRFLPPEKQVRKARETLEVIAPLAHRLGMATVKWELEDLAFAILHPKKYEEIVRLVADRAPSRDTYLAKVRDEIVATLKASKINATVEGRPKHYWSIYQKMIVKGRDFDDIHDLVGIRILCDEIRDCYAAVGVVHSLWQPMAGRFKDYIAQPRYGVYQSLHTTVVGPEGKPLEVQIRTRDMHRTAEYGIAAHWRYKEAKGRNGVPHPHAAAEIDDMAWMRQLLDWQREAADPGEFLESLRYDLAVQQIFVFTPKGDVITLPAGSTPVDFAYAVHTEVGHRCIGARVNGRLVALERKLENGEVVEIFTSKAPNAGPSRDWQQFVASPRAKTKIRQWFAKERREEALEAGKEAMAREVRRGGLPLQRLVNGGSMAAVAHELHYADVSALYTAIGEGHVSAKHVVQRLLAELGGIEQAEEELAERSTPATMPRRQRADDTGVAVPGAPGVMTKLAKCCTPVPGDQIMGFVTRGGGVSVHRTDCTNAASLRQQSERIIEVHWAPSPSSVFLVAIQVEALDRHRLLSDITRALSDEKVNILSASVTTSNDRVAISRFTFEMGDPKHLGHLLDVVRNVEGVYDVYRVTSAA from the coding sequence GTGGCGGACGACCGGGCTCAAGCGTTAGAGCCGGCTGTCGAATCGCCGCCGGTCCCCGACGCACTGCCGGCCGAATCTCGGGTAGGGCTGAAAACCAGTACCAGCGCGTCGCGGCGGGTTCGGGCGCGGCTGGCGCGGCGGATGACCGCGCAGCGCAGCGCCATCAACCCGGTGCTCGAACCGCTGGTGGCAGTGCACCGGCAGGTCTACCCCAAGGCCGATCTGTCGCTGCTGCAACGGGCCTACGAGGTCGCCGAGCAGCGCCACGCCAGCCAGCTGCGCCATTCCGGGGATCCCTACATCACTCACCCGTTGGCCGTCGCCAACATCCTGGCCGAGCTGGGCATGGACATCACCACGCTGGTGGCCGCGCTGCTGCACGACACGGTCGAAGACACCGGTTACCCGCTGGAGCAGTTGACCGAGGAATTCGGCGAAGAGGTTGGCAATCTCGTCGACGGCGTGACCAAGTTGGACCGGGTAGTGTTGGGCAGCGCCGCCGAGGGTGAGACGATCCGCAAGATGATCATCGCGATGGCCCGCGACCCGCGGGTGCTGGTGATCAAGGTGGCCGACCGGCTGCACAACATGCGCACCATGCGCTTCCTGCCGCCGGAGAAGCAGGTCCGCAAGGCCCGCGAAACCCTGGAAGTCATTGCGCCGCTTGCACATCGGCTGGGCATGGCCACCGTCAAGTGGGAGCTGGAGGACTTGGCGTTCGCGATCCTGCATCCCAAGAAATACGAAGAGATCGTACGGCTGGTAGCCGACCGCGCGCCGTCGCGGGACACGTACCTGGCCAAGGTGCGCGACGAGATCGTCGCCACCCTCAAGGCGTCGAAGATCAACGCCACCGTCGAGGGTCGGCCGAAACACTACTGGTCGATCTACCAGAAGATGATTGTCAAGGGCCGCGACTTCGACGACATCCACGACCTGGTGGGCATCCGTATCCTGTGCGACGAGATCCGTGACTGCTATGCCGCGGTGGGCGTGGTGCATTCGCTGTGGCAGCCGATGGCCGGGCGGTTCAAGGACTACATCGCCCAGCCGCGCTACGGGGTGTACCAGTCGCTGCACACCACGGTCGTCGGCCCGGAGGGCAAGCCGCTGGAGGTGCAGATCCGCACCCGCGACATGCACCGCACCGCCGAATACGGCATTGCCGCGCACTGGCGCTACAAAGAAGCCAAGGGCCGCAACGGCGTTCCGCATCCGCATGCCGCCGCCGAGATCGACGACATGGCCTGGATGCGTCAACTGCTCGACTGGCAACGGGAGGCCGCCGACCCCGGCGAGTTCCTGGAGTCGTTGCGCTATGACCTGGCGGTGCAACAGATTTTCGTGTTCACCCCGAAGGGCGACGTCATCACCTTGCCGGCCGGGTCGACGCCGGTGGACTTCGCCTACGCCGTGCACACCGAAGTCGGACACCGTTGCATCGGTGCGCGGGTCAACGGTCGGCTGGTGGCGCTGGAGCGCAAGCTCGAAAACGGGGAAGTCGTCGAGATTTTCACCTCTAAGGCGCCCAACGCCGGGCCGTCGCGTGACTGGCAGCAGTTCGTGGCGTCGCCGCGCGCCAAGACCAAGATCCGCCAATGGTTTGCCAAGGAGCGCCGCGAGGAGGCGCTGGAGGCGGGCAAGGAAGCGATGGCCCGGGAAGTGCGCCGCGGCGGACTCCCGTTGCAGCGCTTGGTCAACGGCGGATCGATGGCGGCGGTGGCGCACGAGCTGCACTACGCCGACGTGTCGGCGCTCTACACCGCGATCGGTGAGGGACACGTGTCGGCCAAGCACGTCGTGCAGCGGCTTTTGGCCGAGCTCGGCGGCATCGAACAGGCCGAGGAGGAGCTCGCCGAGCGGTCCACGCCGGCAACCATGCCGCGCCGCCAGCGCGCCGACGACACCGGCGTCGCGGTGCCCGGAGCTCCCGGTGTGATGACCAAGCTGGCCAAATGCTGCACGCCGGTACCCGGCGATCAGATCATGGGCTTCGTCACCCGCGGCGGCGGGGTCAGCGTGCACCGCACCGACTGCACCAACGCCGCGTCGCTGCGCCAGCAGTCCGAGCGGATTATCGAGGTGCACTGGGCGCCATCGCCGTCGTCGGTGTTTTTGGTGGCGATCCAGGTCGAGGCGCTCGACCGGCATCGGCTGCTCTCCGACATCACCCGGGCGCTCTCCGACGAGAAAGTGAACATTCTGTCGGCGTCGGTGACCACGTCGAACGACCGGGTTGCCATCAGTCGCTTCACGTTTGAGATGGGCGACCCCAAGCATCTGGGGCATCTGCTCGACGTCGTCCGCAACGTCGAGGGCGTCTACGACGTCTACCGGGTCACGTCGGCGGCGTAA
- a CDS encoding purple acid phosphatase family protein: MCAVAAVRYEARVSEDPERPAGNATRQPGISRRTLLTTGAASAVVGAGVGVGGAVLARSRPPGPALWQRPDRAGAPPVRGLHLQFGQNASTEVVVSWHSTDAVRNPRVMVGEPGSGFGRTVAAETRTYRDAKSNTEVRVNHAVLDNLTPDTDYVYAAVHDGASPELGTARTAPLGRKPLRFTSFGDQATPTLGRLVGTMYASDNLGSPAAGDITAAVERIGPLFNLVNGDLCYANLARDRVRTWSDWFDNNTRSARHRPWMPAAGNHENELGNGPVGYAAYQTYFALPDSGSDPQFRGLWYSFTAGPVRVISLNNDDVCFQDGGNFYVHGYSGGAQKRWLEAELGNARRDPGIDWIVVCMHQTAISTTDRTNGADLGIRQEWLPLFDRYQVDLVVCGHEHHYERSHPVRGVLGGDTRTPIPVDTRTDVIDTTRGTVHVVIGGGGTSAPSNSLFFDQPRCRVLTGVGGFDPAIGRKAPSYLTEDAPWSAFRDRDNPYGFAAFEVDPGAPGGNTSIKATHYAVAGPAGALVVVDQFTLTRPRGG; this comes from the coding sequence ATGTGCGCCGTCGCCGCGGTCAGGTATGAAGCAAGGGTGAGCGAAGACCCAGAGCGGCCCGCCGGTAATGCCACGCGACAGCCGGGCATCAGCCGCCGGACATTGTTGACGACGGGCGCAGCGTCGGCGGTGGTCGGCGCGGGCGTCGGGGTGGGCGGCGCGGTCCTGGCGCGGTCTCGTCCGCCCGGGCCCGCCCTGTGGCAGCGGCCCGACCGCGCCGGTGCACCGCCGGTGCGCGGTCTGCATTTGCAATTCGGTCAAAACGCGTCCACCGAAGTCGTGGTGTCGTGGCATAGCACCGACGCCGTGCGCAATCCGCGGGTCATGGTGGGCGAGCCCGGATCCGGCTTCGGCCGTACCGTAGCAGCCGAGACCCGCACCTACCGGGACGCCAAGTCCAACACCGAGGTTCGCGTCAATCACGCGGTGCTGGACAACCTGACCCCGGACACCGACTATGTCTACGCCGCCGTACACGACGGCGCCAGCCCCGAGCTTGGAACGGCTCGCACCGCACCGTTGGGGCGAAAGCCATTGCGTTTCACAAGCTTCGGCGACCAGGCCACGCCGACGCTAGGCAGGCTGGTCGGCACCATGTATGCCAGCGACAACCTCGGGTCACCGGCCGCCGGTGATATCACCGCCGCTGTCGAACGGATCGGCCCGCTGTTCAATCTGGTCAACGGGGACCTGTGCTATGCCAACCTGGCTCGCGACCGGGTCCGCACCTGGTCGGACTGGTTCGACAACAACACCCGCTCGGCACGCCATCGACCGTGGATGCCGGCGGCGGGCAACCACGAAAACGAACTCGGCAACGGGCCGGTCGGCTACGCGGCCTACCAAACGTACTTCGCGCTGCCCGATTCGGGATCGGACCCGCAATTTCGCGGCCTGTGGTACTCGTTCACCGCCGGCCCGGTGCGGGTGATCAGCCTCAACAACGACGACGTCTGCTTCCAGGACGGCGGCAACTTCTATGTCCACGGCTACTCGGGGGGTGCGCAAAAACGTTGGCTTGAAGCCGAACTGGGCAATGCGCGGCGCGACCCCGGGATCGACTGGATCGTGGTGTGCATGCATCAGACCGCGATCTCGACCACCGACCGCACCAACGGGGCCGACCTGGGCATCCGCCAGGAATGGCTGCCGCTGTTCGACCGCTACCAGGTCGATTTGGTGGTCTGCGGACATGAACACCACTACGAACGCTCACACCCCGTCCGCGGCGTGCTGGGCGGCGATACCAGGACACCCATACCCGTCGATACCCGCACCGACGTCATCGACACCACCCGGGGAACCGTGCACGTCGTCATCGGTGGGGGCGGCACGTCGGCGCCGTCGAACAGCCTGTTCTTCGACCAGCCGCGGTGCCGGGTACTGACCGGTGTCGGCGGGTTCGACCCCGCGATCGGCCGCAAGGCGCCGAGTTACCTGACCGAGGACGCGCCGTGGTCGGCGTTTCGCGACCGGGACAATCCGTATGGCTTTGCCGCCTTCGAGGTCGACCCCGGTGCGCCGGGCGGCAATACCTCGATCAAGGCCACCCATTACGCGGTGGCCGGACCCGCCGGTGCGCTGGTCGTCGTCGACCAGTTCACCCTGACCCGGCCGCGCGGCGGTTGA
- a CDS encoding helix-turn-helix domain-containing protein: protein MTALVRAVRRQRGLTLEGLAGRTGLTKSYLSKIERQQSTPSIAVALKVARALDVDVAQLFSDRPADEKITVDRAGDREHSPERYVALAPGVLGKAMSPFVIRPTGTCSDDPHPTHAGQEFVFVHAGRVELDYGDRTIELTAGDSAYFDASVSHTFRGVGTAAAEIVVVAHHEPPR, encoded by the coding sequence ATGACAGCACTGGTGCGTGCGGTCCGCCGACAGCGCGGCCTCACTCTGGAGGGCCTCGCCGGGCGAACCGGCTTGACCAAGAGCTACCTGTCGAAGATCGAGCGCCAGCAGAGCACACCGTCGATCGCGGTGGCCCTCAAGGTTGCCCGGGCACTCGACGTCGATGTCGCGCAGCTATTCTCCGACCGGCCCGCCGACGAGAAGATCACCGTCGACCGCGCCGGCGACCGCGAGCACTCACCCGAGCGCTATGTCGCGCTGGCGCCCGGCGTTTTGGGAAAGGCCATGTCGCCCTTCGTGATTAGGCCGACCGGAACGTGCAGTGACGACCCACACCCAACGCACGCCGGTCAAGAGTTCGTGTTCGTACACGCCGGCAGGGTCGAATTGGACTACGGGGACCGAACCATCGAGCTCACGGCCGGTGACAGCGCCTACTTCGACGCGTCGGTGAGCCACACTTTCCGGGGGGTCGGCACCGCCGCGGCCGAAATCGTGGTGGTGGCGCACCACGAACCGCCACGCTGA
- the hisS gene encoding histidine--tRNA ligase — MSRFSAPKGVPDYIPPESAGFVAVRDGLLDAARRAGYRDIELPIFEDTALFARGVGESTDVVSKEMYTFTDRGDRSVTLRPEGTAGVVRAVIEHGLDRGPLPVKLCYAGPFFRYERPQAGRYRQLQQVGVEAIGVDDPALDAEVIAVADAAFRALGLRDFRLEITSLGDDTCRPQYRELLQDFLFQLNLDEETRRRAELNPMRVLDDKRPEIKAMTAGAPVMLDHLSDVAKQHFDTVLAHLDALGVRYVINPRMVRGLDYYTKTAFEFVHDGLGAQSGMGGGGRYDGLMRQLGGADLSGIGFGLGVDRTLLALHAEGKTVGEAGRCDVFGVPLSDQAKLRLAVVAAQLRAGGLRVDLAYGDRGLKGAMRAADRSGARFALVAGDRDIESGTVGVKDLATGEQQAVPIDSVVSEVISRLNS; from the coding sequence GTGAGCCGATTCTCGGCACCCAAGGGTGTACCGGACTACATTCCACCGGAGTCGGCGGGATTCGTCGCGGTCCGCGACGGCCTGCTCGACGCCGCCCGCCGTGCCGGCTACCGCGATATCGAGTTGCCGATCTTCGAAGACACCGCGCTGTTCGCCCGTGGGGTCGGCGAGTCCACCGACGTGGTGTCCAAGGAGATGTACACGTTCACCGACCGCGGTGACCGGTCGGTCACCCTGCGCCCCGAGGGCACGGCCGGTGTGGTTCGCGCGGTGATCGAGCATGGTCTCGACCGCGGGCCCCTGCCGGTCAAACTGTGCTACGCGGGCCCGTTCTTCCGCTACGAACGTCCGCAGGCGGGCCGCTACCGCCAGCTGCAGCAAGTCGGGGTGGAGGCGATCGGGGTCGACGATCCCGCGTTGGACGCCGAGGTGATCGCGGTGGCCGACGCGGCGTTTCGTGCGCTCGGCTTACGGGACTTCAGGCTCGAAATCACTTCGCTGGGCGACGACACATGTCGTCCCCAATACCGAGAGTTGTTGCAGGACTTCCTATTTCAGCTCAATTTGGATGAGGAAACCCGCAGGCGTGCCGAGCTCAACCCGATGCGGGTGCTCGACGACAAGCGTCCCGAGATCAAGGCGATGACGGCCGGTGCACCGGTGATGCTCGACCACCTCTCCGACGTCGCCAAGCAGCACTTCGACACCGTGCTGGCCCACCTGGACGCGCTCGGCGTGCGATATGTCATCAACCCGCGCATGGTGCGCGGCCTGGACTACTACACCAAGACCGCGTTCGAGTTCGTGCATGACGGGTTGGGCGCGCAGTCCGGCATGGGCGGCGGCGGCCGCTACGACGGCCTGATGCGCCAACTCGGCGGAGCCGACCTGTCCGGCATCGGGTTCGGGCTGGGCGTGGACCGTACACTGCTGGCCCTGCACGCCGAGGGCAAGACGGTCGGGGAGGCCGGCCGATGCGACGTGTTCGGGGTGCCGTTAAGCGATCAGGCCAAGCTTCGGTTGGCGGTGGTGGCCGCACAATTGCGGGCCGGTGGGCTGCGGGTTGATCTGGCGTACGGCGATCGCGGCCTCAAGGGTGCGATGCGCGCGGCGGACCGTTCCGGCGCACGCTTCGCGCTGGTCGCCGGCGACCGCGATATCGAGTCGGGCACCGTCGGGGTAAAGGACCTGGCGACCGGTGAGCAGCAGGCAGTGCCCATCGATTCCGTTGTTTCCGAAGTAATTTCGCGGCTGAACTCCTAG
- a CDS encoding MBL fold metallo-hydrolase, producing MLITGFPAGLLQCNCYVVAPRPGADAIIIDPGQRAFAPLRRILDENRLTPAAVLLTHGHIDHIWSAQKVSDTFGCPAYIHPEDRFMLTDPIRGFGPRLGQLLLRAMFREPKQVVELDRDGDKLDLADITVTVDHTPGHTRGSVVFRLGGDGSDVVFTGDTLFERSVGRTDLFGGSGRDLLSSIVDKLLVLDDNTVVLPGHGPKTTIGAERRYNPFLEGLSP from the coding sequence GTGCTGATCACCGGATTTCCCGCTGGACTGCTGCAGTGCAACTGCTACGTGGTGGCACCGCGACCGGGAGCGGACGCCATCATCATCGACCCCGGCCAGCGTGCTTTTGCCCCGCTGCGACGGATCCTCGACGAAAACCGGCTGACCCCGGCGGCCGTCCTGCTCACCCACGGTCATATCGACCACATCTGGTCGGCGCAGAAGGTGTCCGACACGTTCGGCTGCCCCGCCTACATCCACCCCGAGGACCGTTTCATGCTGACCGACCCGATCAGGGGTTTCGGGCCGCGGCTGGGCCAGCTGCTGCTGCGCGCGATGTTCCGCGAACCCAAACAGGTCGTCGAACTCGACCGCGATGGCGACAAGCTCGACCTGGCCGACATCACCGTGACCGTCGACCACACACCCGGCCACACCCGCGGATCAGTCGTTTTCCGGCTCGGCGGCGACGGCTCCGACGTGGTGTTCACCGGCGACACGCTGTTCGAGCGCTCGGTGGGCCGCACCGACCTGTTCGGTGGCAGCGGCCGTGACCTGCTGAGCTCGATTGTTGACAAGCTTTTGGTGCTCGACGACAACACCGTGGTGCTGCCGGGGCACGGCCCCAAGACCACGATCGGCGCCGAGCGACGATACAACCCATTCCTCGAAGGCCTTAGCCCGTGA
- a CDS encoding peptidylprolyl isomerase, translated as MPSNEQRRAAAKRKLERRLERRAQQARRRRALLIAGGSVAAVLVVAAAVATLVLTNREHHHKAASAKTGTAAASTSARPALPAAPPLPAFSPSADLGADCQYPPSPDPASKPVKPPRSGHIPTDPAQVSVSMVTNRGNIGLLLANDRSPCTVNSFASLAGQKFFDGTRCHRLTTSPTLGVLQCGDPKGDGTGGPGYQFANEYPTDQYKPDDPALHEPVVYPRGTLAMANSGPNTNGSQFFLVYRDSQLPPEYTVFGTIQQDGLATLDKIAKAGVAGGKEDGEPAEDVTITSVRLD; from the coding sequence GTGCCGAGCAATGAACAACGACGGGCGGCGGCCAAGCGCAAACTGGAACGGCGGCTGGAGCGTCGTGCCCAGCAGGCCCGCCGGCGCCGGGCCTTGCTGATCGCCGGCGGTTCGGTCGCGGCGGTGCTGGTGGTCGCCGCGGCGGTGGCGACCCTGGTGCTCACCAACCGCGAGCACCACCACAAGGCCGCGTCGGCGAAGACGGGCACCGCGGCCGCGAGTACCTCAGCTCGGCCGGCCCTGCCGGCAGCGCCGCCGTTGCCGGCGTTTAGCCCGTCGGCCGACCTCGGTGCCGACTGTCAGTACCCGCCGTCGCCGGACCCGGCCAGCAAGCCGGTTAAGCCCCCGCGGTCGGGCCACATACCCACCGACCCGGCCCAGGTCAGCGTCAGCATGGTCACCAACCGGGGCAACATCGGCCTGCTGCTCGCCAACGACAGATCACCGTGCACGGTCAACAGTTTCGCCAGCTTGGCCGGGCAGAAGTTCTTCGACGGCACCCGATGTCACCGGCTGACGACCTCGCCGACCTTAGGTGTGCTGCAGTGCGGTGACCCGAAGGGGGACGGCACGGGTGGACCGGGCTACCAATTCGCCAACGAATACCCCACCGACCAGTACAAGCCCGACGACCCGGCATTGCACGAACCGGTGGTGTATCCGCGCGGCACCTTGGCCATGGCCAACAGCGGGCCGAACACCAATGGCAGCCAGTTCTTCCTGGTGTACCGGGATTCACAGCTGCCGCCGGAGTACACGGTGTTCGGCACGATCCAGCAGGACGGGCTGGCCACCCTGGACAAGATCGCCAAAGCCGGCGTGGCCGGTGGCAAGGAGGACGGCGAACCCGCGGAGGACGTCACGATCACCTCGGTGCGCCTCGACTGA
- a CDS encoding ABC transporter substrate-binding protein — protein sequence MAVWCRRAAAVSAAATLVAAGPGWLTACSGSASGQIDYVVDGTLVSYNTNTVAGAASAGAQAFARTLIGFGYHGPDGQVVADHDFGTVSVVGGAPLVLDYQIADNAVYSDGRPITCDDLVLTWAAQSGRFPGFDAASHAGYADIANVDCQPGQKKARVSFAPDRTVIDYTQLFTATSLMPSHVIGDELGVDVTTALQTNNTPVVDRIAQVWNTTWDLKPGIDLKHFPSSGPYKIESLLDGGAVVLVANDRWWGTKPVTKRITVRPQEADIQDRINNKSVDVVDVAAGSSGSLITPDNYQRTDSASAGIEQLIFAPVGPLSQTRARRALALCTPRDLIARDAGVPIANARLHAATDDALGQAESATPAAAPFIRSDPAAARGELGGAPLSVRIGYRAPNARLAAIVGAIAKACAPAGIAVSDATSPSAGPQTLKAGQIDALLAGTGGATGGGSTGSSAIDAYDLHSGNGNNLSGYHNGQVDGIISAQAVSADPVELARLLGDGAAVLWADMPTLPLYRQQRTLVTSKKMYAVNSNPTRWGAGWNMDRWVLVR from the coding sequence ATGGCGGTCTGGTGTCGGCGCGCGGCCGCGGTGTCGGCGGCGGCGACGCTGGTGGCAGCCGGCCCGGGGTGGCTGACGGCGTGCTCGGGCAGCGCCTCCGGCCAGATCGACTATGTGGTCGACGGGACGCTGGTGAGCTACAACACCAACACCGTCGCGGGTGCCGCGTCGGCCGGGGCGCAGGCTTTCGCCCGCACCCTCATCGGGTTCGGCTACCACGGGCCCGACGGGCAAGTCGTCGCCGACCACGACTTTGGAACCGTGTCGGTGGTTGGCGGGGCGCCGCTGGTGCTCGACTACCAGATCGCCGACAACGCCGTCTATTCCGACGGCAGGCCCATCACCTGTGACGACCTGGTGCTGACCTGGGCCGCGCAGTCGGGCCGTTTTCCCGGATTCGACGCCGCCAGCCACGCCGGCTACGCCGATATCGCCAACGTCGATTGCCAGCCGGGCCAGAAGAAGGCGCGGGTGTCGTTTGCCCCGGACCGCACCGTCATCGACTACACCCAACTGTTCACCGCGACCTCGCTGATGCCGTCGCATGTCATCGGCGATGAGCTCGGCGTCGACGTGACCACCGCGCTGCAGACGAACAACACGCCGGTAGTGGACCGGATCGCGCAGGTGTGGAACACGACGTGGGATCTCAAGCCCGGTATCGACCTGAAACACTTCCCGTCGTCGGGACCGTACAAGATCGAATCGCTGCTCGACGGTGGCGCCGTGGTGCTCGTCGCCAACGACCGCTGGTGGGGCACCAAACCCGTTACCAAGCGAATCACGGTGCGGCCGCAGGAAGCCGACATTCAAGACCGGATCAACAACAAGTCCGTCGACGTCGTCGACGTCGCGGCCGGGTCGTCGGGATCGCTGATCACACCGGACAACTACCAGCGCACCGATTCGGCTTCGGCGGGCATCGAGCAGCTGATCTTTGCCCCGGTCGGCCCGCTGTCGCAAACCCGGGCCCGCCGGGCCCTCGCGCTGTGCACGCCGCGCGATCTCATCGCACGCGACGCCGGTGTGCCGATCGCCAACGCGCGGCTGCACGCCGCCACCGACGACGCCCTCGGTCAGGCCGAGAGCGCAACCCCGGCGGCCGCGCCGTTCATCCGCTCCGATCCCGCGGCCGCCCGCGGCGAGTTGGGCGGTGCGCCCCTGTCCGTGCGGATCGGCTACCGGGCGCCCAACGCGCGGCTGGCGGCCATCGTCGGCGCCATCGCCAAGGCCTGCGCACCGGCTGGCATCGCGGTCTCCGACGCGACCTCGCCCTCCGCGGGCCCGCAGACACTCAAAGCCGGCCAGATCGACGCCTTGCTGGCCGGTACCGGAGGCGCCACCGGCGGCGGATCGACCGGATCCTCGGCGATCGACGCCTACGACCTGCACAGCGGCAACGGCAACAACCTGTCCGGTTACCACAACGGTCAAGTCGACGGCATCATCAGCGCTCAGGCGGTCTCCGCTGACCCGGTAGAACTGGCCCGGCTGCTCGGCGACGGTGCCGCGGTGCTGTGGGCGGACATGCCGACGCTGCCGCTGTACCGCCAGCAGCGCACGCTGGTGACGTCGAAGAAGATGTATGCCGTCAACAGCAATCCGACCCGTTGGGGTGCGGGGTGGAACATGGACCGCTGGGTGCTGGTGCGGTGA
- a CDS encoding aldolase — MATTFTDSKAELMRRAQERLAATVGESGLTARQKLALTCRALFDAGHDSGLAGQITARAEQPGTYYTQPLGLGFDEITDANLLLVDEDLNVLDGEGMANPANRFHSWIYRARPDVACIVHTHAFHCAALSMLEVPLVVSQMDTTPLYGDCAFLADWPGVPVGNEEGEIISAALGDKKAVLLAHHGQVVAGASIEEACSLAMLIERAAKLQLAAMAAGTIKELPEKLAREAHDWTLRPERSRANFAYYARRTLLRHPDVLTS; from the coding sequence ATGGCAACCACGTTCACCGACTCCAAAGCCGAGCTGATGCGCCGCGCTCAGGAGCGCCTGGCCGCCACCGTCGGGGAGTCGGGATTGACTGCCCGCCAGAAGCTGGCACTGACCTGTCGCGCATTGTTCGACGCCGGCCACGATTCGGGTCTGGCCGGGCAGATCACCGCGCGGGCCGAGCAGCCCGGCACCTATTACACCCAGCCGCTGGGGCTGGGATTCGACGAGATCACCGACGCTAATCTGCTGCTCGTCGACGAGGACCTCAACGTGCTCGACGGCGAGGGAATGGCCAATCCCGCCAACCGCTTTCACAGCTGGATCTACCGCGCGCGGCCCGACGTGGCCTGCATCGTGCACACGCACGCGTTCCACTGCGCGGCGCTGTCGATGCTCGAGGTCCCGCTGGTCGTGTCGCAGATGGACACCACGCCGCTCTACGGCGACTGCGCGTTTCTGGCCGATTGGCCGGGCGTTCCGGTGGGCAACGAGGAGGGGGAGATCATCAGTGCGGCCCTCGGTGACAAGAAGGCGGTCCTGCTCGCGCACCACGGTCAGGTGGTTGCCGGTGCCAGCATCGAAGAGGCCTGCTCGCTGGCGATGCTCATCGAACGCGCGGCCAAGCTGCAGCTGGCGGCCATGGCAGCCGGCACGATCAAGGAGCTTCCGGAAAAACTGGCGCGCGAGGCCCATGATTGGACCCTGCGACCCGAGCGCAGCCGGGCGAACTTCGCCTACTATGCGCGACGCACGCTGCTCCGACACCCCGACGTTTTGACCAGCTGA
- a CDS encoding adenine phosphoribosyltransferase, translating to MTARGGPVENLIASLTREVADFPTPGTQFKDLTPLFADARGLAAVSEALADAAAGADLVAGIDARGFLVAAALATRLGTGVLAVRKGGKLPPPVLAEQYHLEYGTAVLEIPASGIELTARRVVIVDDVLATGGTLAAARRLLEHAGAVVTMAAVVLELAELGGRGLLAPLPVRSLRSI from the coding sequence GTGACGGCTCGCGGCGGCCCAGTTGAGAACCTCATCGCGTCTTTGACCCGGGAGGTAGCCGATTTCCCTACGCCGGGAACACAATTCAAAGACCTCACCCCGCTTTTCGCCGACGCCCGCGGACTGGCCGCAGTCAGCGAGGCGCTGGCCGACGCGGCCGCCGGAGCCGACCTGGTGGCGGGCATCGATGCCCGTGGCTTCCTGGTGGCGGCGGCGCTGGCCACCCGGCTCGGCACCGGCGTGCTGGCCGTCCGTAAGGGCGGCAAGCTCCCGCCGCCGGTGCTCGCCGAGCAGTACCACCTGGAATACGGCACCGCTGTTTTGGAGATTCCGGCCAGCGGTATCGAGCTGACGGCGCGGCGCGTGGTCATCGTCGACGACGTGCTGGCCACCGGCGGCACACTGGCTGCGGCGCGCCGGTTGCTCGAGCACGCTGGCGCCGTCGTGACCATGGCCGCGGTCGTGCTGGAGCTCGCCGAGCTGGGCGGGCGCGGACTGCTGGCACCGCTGCCGGTGCGCAGCCTGCGCAGCATCTGA